The following coding sequences are from one Microbulbifer sp. TB1203 window:
- the acs gene encoding acetate--CoA ligase translates to MSRETVHPVPAAYAERSLLNEADYFEMYSRSIDDSEGFWREQGRRLDWIKPYTQVKDVSFAKDDLHIRWYADGTLNVSANCLDRHLVEHGDSTAILWVGDEPGTSREISYRELHADVCRFANGLKSLGVRKGDVVTIYMPMIPEAAEAMLACARIGAVHSVVFAGFSPEALAGRMDDGKSRIAITANAGKRGGRSVVLKENVDSAVALCRETSVDKVVVVNYTDDEVPWNPARDCDYRELVAQQSDDCAAEEMSAEDPLFILYTSGSTGKPKGVLHTSGGYLTYTSLTHEYVFDYRRGERYWCAADIGWVTGHSYIIYGPLANGATTVMYEGVPNYPDVTRVAQIIDEHKIEILYIAPTAIRALMAEGDRPTAGASLESLRLLGTVGEPINPEAWNWYHRSFGRGRCPIVDTWWQTETGGAMLTPLPGATALKPGSATRPFFGVRPALVDNEGNILEGAAEGNLVLLDSWPGQMRTVFGDHQRFVDTYFSTFEGMYFTGDGARRDADGYYWITGRVDDVLNVSGHRMGTAELESALVAHEAVAEAAVVGFPHEIKGQGIYIYVTLNSDQEPSEEMRQALRNWLRSEIGPIATPDVIQWAPGLPKTRSGKIMRRILRKIAADECDQLGDISTLADPSVVQQLIDGRVALAQTA, encoded by the coding sequence GTGTCCCGAGAAACCGTCCACCCAGTCCCCGCGGCCTACGCCGAACGATCACTGCTGAACGAAGCCGACTATTTCGAGATGTATAGTCGCTCCATCGACGACAGCGAGGGCTTCTGGCGCGAGCAAGGCCGGCGGCTGGACTGGATCAAGCCCTATACCCAGGTGAAGGACGTGTCCTTCGCCAAAGACGACCTGCATATCCGCTGGTACGCCGACGGCACCCTGAACGTCTCCGCCAACTGCCTGGACCGGCACCTGGTCGAACACGGTGACAGCACCGCCATCCTCTGGGTGGGCGACGAGCCCGGGACCTCCCGCGAGATCAGCTACCGGGAACTGCACGCCGACGTGTGCCGCTTCGCCAACGGCCTCAAATCCCTGGGCGTGCGCAAAGGCGATGTGGTGACCATCTACATGCCGATGATTCCCGAGGCGGCGGAGGCCATGCTCGCCTGTGCCCGCATCGGCGCCGTGCATTCGGTGGTTTTCGCAGGCTTTTCCCCGGAGGCGCTGGCCGGACGCATGGACGACGGCAAATCGCGCATCGCAATCACCGCCAACGCCGGAAAGCGCGGTGGCAGATCGGTGGTACTGAAGGAGAATGTGGACAGTGCCGTGGCCCTGTGCCGGGAGACCTCGGTGGACAAAGTAGTGGTGGTCAATTACACCGACGACGAAGTCCCCTGGAATCCCGCCCGCGACTGCGACTACCGCGAACTGGTGGCACAGCAGAGCGACGACTGCGCAGCGGAGGAAATGAGCGCAGAGGACCCGCTGTTTATCCTCTACACCTCCGGCTCAACCGGCAAACCCAAAGGCGTACTGCACACCAGCGGCGGCTACCTCACCTACACCTCCCTCACTCACGAATACGTCTTCGACTACCGACGCGGCGAGCGCTACTGGTGCGCCGCGGATATCGGCTGGGTCACCGGCCACTCCTATATCATCTACGGTCCCCTGGCCAACGGCGCCACCACGGTGATGTACGAGGGCGTGCCCAACTACCCGGACGTGACCCGGGTGGCGCAGATCATCGACGAGCACAAGATCGAAATCCTGTATATCGCCCCCACCGCCATCCGCGCGCTGATGGCCGAGGGCGACAGGCCCACCGCCGGCGCCAGCCTGGAGAGCCTGCGCCTGCTGGGCACCGTGGGCGAGCCCATCAACCCCGAGGCCTGGAACTGGTACCACCGCAGCTTCGGCCGCGGCCGCTGCCCGATCGTGGACACCTGGTGGCAGACGGAGACCGGCGGCGCCATGCTCACCCCCCTGCCCGGCGCCACTGCGCTCAAACCCGGCTCCGCCACTCGCCCCTTCTTCGGCGTGCGGCCGGCGCTGGTGGACAACGAGGGGAACATCCTGGAGGGCGCCGCCGAGGGGAACCTGGTGCTGCTGGACAGCTGGCCCGGACAAATGCGCACGGTGTTCGGCGACCATCAGCGTTTCGTGGATACCTATTTCAGCACCTTCGAGGGCATGTACTTCACCGGCGACGGTGCCCGCCGCGACGCCGACGGCTACTACTGGATCACCGGACGCGTGGACGACGTGCTCAACGTGTCCGGCCACCGCATGGGCACCGCGGAACTCGAGAGCGCCCTGGTGGCCCACGAGGCGGTGGCCGAGGCCGCGGTGGTGGGTTTCCCCCACGAGATCAAGGGCCAGGGCATTTACATCTATGTGACCCTGAACAGCGACCAAGAACCCAGCGAGGAGATGCGCCAGGCCCTGCGCAACTGGCTGCGCAGCGAAATAGGTCCCATCGCCACCCCGGATGTGATCCAGTGGGCGCCGGGCCTGCCCAAGACCCGCTCCGGCAAGATCATGCGGCGCATTCTGCGCAAGATCGCCGCGGACGAGTGCGACCAGTTGGGGGATATCTCCACCCTGGCGGACCCGTCGGTGGTGCAGCAGCTGATCGACGGCCGCGTCGCGCTGGCGCAGACGGCCTAA
- a CDS encoding RICIN domain-containing protein, whose protein sequence is MNIKGKIGNLIRASLAVSLMTAGSAVQAVTVDLLVLYDGYSANYFSNQPETAMQNWVTQINNAYQDSQVDVQLRLVGVMPHEEPGSDMGAVLENLRVDEEANNLRNQLGADFVTQIHQQGSCGIAYFAVASEWAWSVVGPDCGPMTMAHELGHNMGLAHSRRQGDESGARYRYGLGHGVDQTFGSIMTYYWLFNAPRVSNFSNPRITCNGEPCGVEEGQPDEADAAKAIQNVRGEIAEFRPTSISGGNSSTLLSRVGSKCMDVSDRSTDNYANIVQWDCWGGDNQQFEWKDLGNGYHQLVAQHSGKCIRVSDGDVYQYDCNDNYWTEMFERISAEGGYYILKNRDSGSCLRVENSSDSNGANIVLASCDTSWWSQHFSFE, encoded by the coding sequence ATGAACATTAAAGGAAAAATCGGTAACCTGATCCGCGCAAGCCTGGCTGTATCGCTAATGACAGCCGGTAGTGCAGTTCAGGCTGTCACCGTCGATCTTCTGGTTTTGTACGACGGCTATTCAGCCAATTACTTCAGTAATCAACCTGAAACGGCAATGCAGAACTGGGTGACCCAGATCAACAACGCCTACCAGGACAGCCAGGTTGACGTTCAGTTGCGTCTGGTGGGCGTCATGCCACACGAAGAACCCGGCTCGGACATGGGCGCGGTATTGGAAAATTTGCGTGTCGACGAGGAAGCCAACAACCTGAGAAACCAACTGGGCGCTGATTTCGTCACCCAAATACACCAGCAGGGCAGTTGCGGCATCGCTTATTTCGCCGTTGCTTCCGAGTGGGCCTGGAGCGTAGTGGGACCGGATTGCGGCCCGATGACCATGGCGCATGAGTTGGGACACAACATGGGACTGGCCCATTCACGCCGTCAGGGCGATGAAAGCGGAGCACGGTACCGCTACGGACTGGGGCACGGTGTCGATCAAACGTTCGGTTCCATCATGACTTATTACTGGTTGTTCAACGCGCCGCGCGTGTCAAATTTCTCCAATCCGCGAATAACATGCAACGGTGAGCCCTGCGGAGTTGAAGAAGGCCAGCCGGATGAAGCCGATGCGGCCAAGGCGATCCAGAATGTTCGCGGGGAAATCGCCGAGTTTAGACCCACCAGCATCAGCGGCGGCAACAGCAGTACCTTGCTGAGCAGAGTTGGCAGTAAGTGTATGGATGTTTCTGACCGATCAACTGATAACTACGCGAATATCGTCCAATGGGATTGCTGGGGCGGTGATAATCAACAATTTGAATGGAAGGATCTAGGTAACGGCTATCATCAACTTGTGGCACAACACAGTGGAAAATGTATCCGGGTATCGGATGGCGATGTATACCAGTATGATTGTAACGATAATTACTGGACTGAGATGTTCGAAAGAATAAGTGCAGAAGGCGGGTATTACATCCTGAAAAACCGCGATTCAGGATCATGTCTCCGCGTAGAGAACTCCTCAGACTCTAATGGGGCAAATATTGTACTGGCAAGTTGTGATACCAGCTGGTGGAGCCAGCATTTTTCCTTCGAGTAA
- a CDS encoding acetyl-coenzyme A synthetase N-terminal domain-containing protein yields the protein MQNAGNYMTEEAPCVPRNGPSSPRGLAGQSLMNEADYFEQYSHSINDNEGFWREQGRRLDWIRPCHPSERRILRQGRPAYPLRAIYP from the coding sequence ATGCAGAATGCCGGTAATTATATGACCGAAGAGGCCCCCTGTGTCCCGAGAAACGGTCCATCCAGTCCCCGCGGCCTTGCCGGGCAATCCCTGATGAACGAAGCTGACTATTTCGAACAGTACAGTCATTCTATCAATGACAACGAGGGATTCTGGCGCGAACAGGGTCGGCGGCTGGACTGGATCAGACCCTGCCACCCAAGTGAAAGACGGATTCTTCGCCAAGGACGACCTGCATATCCGTTGCGCGCAATCTATCCTTAG
- a CDS encoding DcaP family trimeric outer membrane transporter, producing MSSRESNTVFRPSTGVLALSAMIPLAAVAQATNEELQLRIEELQAQVSQLAEEAKRREMVDNPEPEQPQEGTQIEFGGFIKLDSQFSDYSDGSSATAGIGEDFLVPSTIPVGGEDGDTKYHSHAKSSRLFIKSHTALARGHVNTHLEVDAMASGQGDERISNSYSQRLRHAYVDWHIDENRSLLAGQTWSTFFNVGALPEGMDFVGPAGTIFERQPQLRYTHKIGGGSIQVSAENPATTLYNGTENPYDDNSVPDIVLRYNNSLGNFSYSVASMSRELAYEEDAVEESVRGYAVSVSGKYQFGRDDIRFMLSSGNALGRYMGLNGFRSGIIEGDGDIELIDQSGGFIALRHFWSDQLRTNLVLSASTADNPDTVSDTTASDYRSMHLNLLYSPVPKITLGGEYILANKEVENVSGILADDKGELRRLQFSVKYVF from the coding sequence ATGTCCAGTAGAGAGAGCAATACCGTGTTCCGCCCGTCCACGGGCGTCCTGGCTTTATCGGCGATGATCCCGCTGGCGGCAGTGGCGCAGGCTACCAACGAGGAACTGCAACTGCGCATCGAGGAACTACAGGCGCAGGTTTCACAGCTGGCCGAAGAGGCAAAGCGCCGGGAGATGGTGGACAACCCGGAGCCGGAGCAGCCGCAAGAGGGCACGCAGATCGAGTTCGGCGGTTTTATCAAGCTCGACAGCCAGTTCAGCGACTACTCCGACGGGAGTTCCGCCACCGCTGGCATCGGCGAGGATTTCCTGGTGCCCTCCACCATTCCGGTGGGCGGCGAGGACGGGGATACCAAGTACCACTCCCACGCCAAGTCTTCGCGGCTGTTTATCAAGAGCCACACGGCCCTGGCCCGCGGCCACGTGAACACCCATCTGGAAGTCGATGCCATGGCCAGCGGCCAGGGCGACGAGCGCATCAGCAACTCTTATTCCCAGCGATTGCGCCACGCCTATGTGGACTGGCATATCGACGAGAACCGAAGTTTGCTTGCGGGTCAGACTTGGTCCACTTTTTTCAATGTGGGCGCGCTGCCGGAGGGCATGGATTTTGTCGGCCCGGCGGGCACCATTTTCGAGCGCCAGCCGCAGCTGCGCTACACCCACAAAATCGGCGGTGGTAGTATCCAGGTTTCCGCGGAGAACCCGGCTACCACCCTGTACAATGGCACGGAGAACCCCTACGACGACAACAGCGTGCCGGATATCGTGTTGCGCTACAACAACAGTCTCGGTAACTTCAGCTACTCGGTGGCCTCCATGAGCCGGGAGCTGGCCTACGAAGAGGATGCCGTGGAGGAATCGGTGCGCGGTTATGCGGTCAGCGTATCCGGCAAATACCAGTTCGGGCGCGACGATATCCGTTTTATGCTCAGCTCCGGCAATGCCCTGGGGCGCTATATGGGCCTGAACGGTTTTCGGTCCGGTATTATTGAAGGGGATGGTGATATTGAATTGATCGACCAGAGTGGCGGCTTCATTGCACTGCGACATTTCTGGAGCGACCAGTTGCGCACTAACCTGGTGCTGTCGGCCTCCACGGCGGACAACCCGGATACCGTGTCCGACACCACCGCCTCAGACTACCGGAGCATGCACCTGAACCTGCTCTATTCGCCGGTTCCCAAAATCACCTTGGGAGGCGAATATATCCTGGCGAACAAGGAGGTGGAGAATGTGAGTGGTATACTGGCGGACGACAAAGGCGAACTGAGGCGCCTGCAGTTTTCCGTCAAGTATGTTTTCTGA